One Helianthus annuus cultivar XRQ/B chromosome 7, HanXRQr2.0-SUNRISE, whole genome shotgun sequence genomic region harbors:
- the LOC110868985 gene encoding ferritin-4, chloroplastic: MLLKPPATLFFQNGVVFGNGVVSTPPAIVCAAAKGGSPPNSRTITGVVFEPFEEVKKELSLVPNAPQQSLARQKYADQSEAAVNEQINVEYNVSYVYHAMYAYFDRDNIALKGLAKFFKESSEEEREHAEKFMEYQNKRGGKVKLQSILMPLSEFDHAEKGDALYAMELALSLEKLTNEKLLHMQAVANKNNDVQLADFVENNFLGEQVKAIKKMSEYVAQLRRVGKGHGVWHFDQMLLDEVLPFDVL; this comes from the exons ATGCTTCTCAAACCTCCTGCAACTCTCTTCTTCCAAAACGGTGTCGTTTTCGGAAACGGTGTAGTTTCGACTCCGCCGGCGATCGTTTGTGCGGCGGCGAAAGGTGGTTCTCCTCCGAACAGTAGAACGATTACAGGTGTGGTGTTTGAACCGTTTGAGGAAGTGAAAAAGGAGCTCAGTCTTGTACCTAATGCTCCTCAACAGTCTCTTGCTCGTCAAAAGTATGCTGATCAATCTGAAGCTGCTGTTAATGAGCAGATTAA TGTTGAGTACAACGTTTCGTACGTGTACCATGCCATGTATGCATACTTCGATAGGGACAATATTGCTCTCAAGGGTTTAGCCAA ATTCTTTAAGGAGTCCAGCGAAGAGGAAAGGGAACATGCCGAAAAGTTTATGGAATACCAG AACAAACGCGGTGGGAAAGTGAAGTTGCAATCTATTTTGATGCCTTTATCCGAGTTTGATCATGCAGAGAAAGGAGATGCACTTTATG CAATGGAGCTTGCATTGTCGCTGGAGAAATTAACAAATGAGAAACTACTACACATGCAAGCG GTAGCCAACAAGAACAATGATGTCCAATTAGCTGATTTTGTTGAAAACAACTTCTTGGGTGAACAG GTCAAGGCGATTAAAAAGATGTCTGAATATGTTGCTCAGTTAAGAAGAGTCGGCAAAGGACACG GAGTTTGGCATTTTGATCAGATGCTGCTCGACGAAGTGCTGCCGTTTGATGTATTGTGA